A single window of Coffea eugenioides isolate CCC68of chromosome 7, Ceug_1.0, whole genome shotgun sequence DNA harbors:
- the LOC113778602 gene encoding probable methyltransferase PMT26 has protein sequence MALGKYSRVDGRKSSTNYCSTVTIVVFVALCLVGVWMMTSSSVVPVQNSDVASQEGNNDVNESARVSENNSDNASNENKNVNSESSSNGNENKPNQFEDNPGDLPEDATKGDNNVSSNSQEKLPQENQEKSGEENREEEKRSEDGSKSGNENGETKTDEKDSEAGETNGSNANGGESGDDNKSVENSDETKDVDKEDSQKDKKDTVSDQDSGQKKENNQTTEVFPSGAQSELLNETTTQNGSFSTQAAESKNEKESQQSSEPENQSGTSWKLCNVTAGPDYIPCLDNLEAIKNLRTTKHYEHRERHCPDDPPTCLVPLPEGYQRSIEWPASREKIWYHNVPHTKLAQIKGHQNWVKVSGEYLTFPGGGTQFKHGALHYIDFIQQSVPDIAWGKRSRVVLDVGCGVASFGGFLFDRDVLTMSLAPKDEHEAQVQFALERGIPAISAVMGTKRLPFPGRVFDVVHCARCRVPWHIEGGKLLLELNRLLRPGGYFVWSATPVYQKIPEDAQIWEAMKKLTKSMCWESVSITKDRVNGVGIAIYRKPTTNECYEQRSQNEPPLCEESDDPNAAWNVPLQACMHKVPVAESERGSQWPELWPARVDKPPYWLSSSQVGVYGKPAPEDFAVDFKHWKRVVTNSYAKGLGINWSTVRNVMDMRAVYGGFAAALKDMNVWVMNIVSIDAPDTLPIIYERGLFGMYHDWCESFSSYPRSYDLLHADHLFSKVKNKCNFNAFVAEVDRTLRPEGKIIVRDKVEMINELESIFKSLHWEIRMTYSKDKEGLLCAQKTMWRPKESEIVSYALA, from the exons ATGGCATTAGGGAAGTACTCGAGAGTTGACGGTAGAAAATCGTCTACAAATTATTGTTCCACAGTGACGATAGTGGTGTTTGTAGCACTTTGTTTGGTAGGAGTATGGATGATGACATCTTCTTCAGTGGTTCCTGTGCAAAACTCGGATGTGGCTTCACAGGAGGGCAATAATGATGTGAATGAAAGCGCCCGAGTGAGCGAAAACAATAGTGACAATGCTAGTAATGAGAATAAAAATGTTAATAGCGAGAGTTCATCAAATGGCAATGAGAATAAACCAAATCAATTTGAGGATAATCCCGGTGATTTACCTGAAGATGCCACAAAAGGGGATAATAATGTGAGCTCAAATTCTCAAGAGAAGCTCCCGCAGGAAAATCAAGAGAAGTCTGGGGAGGAGAACagggaagaagagaaaaggtcaGAAGATGGATCTAAAAGTGGAAATGAAAATGGGGAAACAAAGACTGATGAAAAAGATTCTGAAGCTGGGGAGACCAATGGAAGTAATGCCAATGGAGGAGAGTCCGGGGATGACAACAAATCAGTTGAAAATTCTGATGAAACAAAAGATGTTGATAAGGAAGATAGTCAGAAAGATAAGAAAGATACAGTGTCAGATCAAGATTCTGGTCAGAAAAAGGAGAACAATCAGACGACTGAAGTGTTTCCTTCTGGTGCTCAGTCAGAGCTGTTGAATGAAACTACAACTCAAAATGGCTCATTTTCTACCCAGGCAGCAGAGTCTAAGAATGAAAAGGAATCACAACAATCTTCTGAACCTGAGAATCAGAGTGGAACAAGCTGGAAACTCTGCAATGTCACAGCTGGGCCTGATTACATTCCGTGTCTTGACAATTTGGAAGCAATAAAAAATCTTCGTACTACTAAGCACTATGAACACAGGGAGAGGCATTGTCCTGATGATCCTCCTACATGCCTTGTTCCCCTCCCTGAGGGATACCAACGCTCAATTGAATGGCCTGCTAGCAGGGAGAAG ATTTGGTACCATAATGTCCCTCATACCAAGCTCGCACAAATTAAGGGACACCAAAATTGGGTAAAGGTTTCCGGTGAGTACCTCACTTTTCCTGGTGGTGGGACCCAGTTCAAGCATGGTGCTCTCCATTATATAGATTTCATACAGCag TCTGTGCCTGATATTGCATGGGGTAAACGTTCTCGTGTTGTGTTGGATGTTGGATGTGGTGTTGCTAGCTTTGGAGGCTTTCTGTTTGATAGAGATGTTCTAACCATGTCATTAGCCCCAAAAGATGAGCATGAAGCACAGGTTCAATTTGCACTGGAAAGAGGAATCCCGGCTATATCTGCTGTGATGGGTACAAAGAGACTTCCCTTTCCGGGGAGAGTTTTTGATGTAGTTCATTGTGCACGATGTAGGGTGCCTTGGCATATTGAAG GTGGTAAACTGCTGTTGGAGCTGAACCGCTTACTACGTCCTGGAGGTTATTTTGTGTGGTCTGCCACTCCAGTCTACCAAAAAATTCCTGAAGATGCTCAGATTTGGGAgg CTATGAAGAAACTGACAAAGTCCATGTGCTGGGAGTCAGTTTCAATCACCAAGGATCGGGTAAATGGAGTAGGTATAGCTATATATCGCAAACCTACCACTAACGAGTGCTATGAGCAAAGGTCACAAAATGAGCCTCCTCTTTGCGAAGAATCTGATGATCCAAATGCCGCCTG GAATGTGCCTTTGCAAGCATGCATGCACAAGGTACCAGTTGCCGAATCAGAGCGTGGGTCTCAATGGCCGGAATTGTGGCCTGCCAGGGTGGATAAACCACCATATTGGTTGTCGAGTTCCCAAGTTGGTGTTTATGGAAAACCTGCGCCAGAGGATTTTGCTGTTGATTTTAAACACTGGAAGCGCGTGGTCACCAATTCATATGCAAAGGGCTTGGGAATAAACTGGTCCACTGTGCGAAATGTCATGGACATGCGGGCAGTTTACGGAGG GTTTGCTGCTGCTCTGAAGGACATGAATGTATGGGTCATGAACATAGTATCCATCGATGCTCCTGATACTCTTCCAATTATTTATGAACGAGGTCTCTTTGGAATGTATCATGACTGGTGTGAATCATTCAGTTCCTATCCGAGATCTTATGATCTTCTCCATGCAGATCATCTCTTCTCCAAAGTTAAAAACAA GTGCAACTTTAATGCATTTGTTGCGGAAGTTGATCGCACTCTACGACCAGAAGGCAAGATCATTGTTCGCGACAAGGTTGAGATGATTAATGAACTTGAGAGCATTTTTAAATCTCTGCACTGGGAGATTCGTATGACCTACTCCAAGGACAAGGAGGGATTGCTTTGTGCCCAGAAAACCATGTGGCGCCCAAAAGAGTCGGAGATAGTTAGTTATGCATTGGCTTAG
- the LOC113778676 gene encoding nuclear transcription factor Y subunit B-7 codes for MKKVIPGNGKISKDAKETVQECVSEFISFVTGEASDKCQREKRKTINGDDIIWAITTLGFEDYVTPLKQYLNKYRELEGEKLNVPKQQQQQQQHQRLQNHDQNPIMSPYHSVYSSTNLLSQPPFVPSDQTFALPFSQSSIQTQLPQQEHIDSVGHW; via the coding sequence ATGAAAAAGGTGATTCCAGGAAATGGGAAAATTTCAAAGGATGCAAAGGAAACGGTTCAAGAATGTGTATCAGAATTCATTAGCTTTGTCACTGGAGAAGCCTCAGATAAATGCCAACGTGAAAAGAGGAAGACCATCAATGGAGATGATATCATTTGGGCCATCACAACTCTCGGGTTTGAAGATTATGTAACCCCCTTAAAACAATACCTTAACAAATATAGAGAGTTAGAAGGAGAAAAGCTTAATGTTCCaaaacagcagcagcagcagcaacaacacCAACGCCTACAAAACCATGACCAAAATCCAATTATGTCACCTTACCATAGTGTATATTCTTCAACAAATCTTCTCTCTCAGCCACCATTTGTTCCAAGTGATCAAACGTTTGCTTTGCCGTTTTCTCAAAGTTCAATTCAGACTCAATTACCACAGCAAGAACATATTGACTCCGTGGGACATTggtaa